In the genome of Hyalangium ruber, the window CAGGTCCGAGGCGTCTCCCAGCGCGAACACCTCCGGGTAGTCCGGGTGCCGGAGCGTGTACTTGTCCGCCTTCACCCAGCCCTTGCTCGGGCCTTGTTGGTGCGCCAGGGGACCGCGCTGGATGAAGTCCGGCGCGCTCTGCGGCGGCGTGACGTGCAGCAGCTCGTAGGGGATGACCACCTGCTCCTGGCCGCCCTCCCCGCGCGTCACCTCGAAGACGGCTTCGCGCTTGTCGCCCCGTACCTCCACCAGGTTGTGCTGGAAACGCGTGTCGATGCCGTAGCGCGCCACCACGCCCTGGAGCACCTCGGCGAACGGCTTGACGCCGAAGATGGCCTTGCCGGCCGAGCCGAAGATGACCTTCGCCCGAGAGAGCTTCCCGGTGCGCCGCCAGTGGTCGGCCGCCAGGTACATGATCTTCTGCGGAGCCCCGGCGCACTTCACCGGCGTGGCTGGGTGCGTGAAGAGCGCGGTGCCCCCCTGGAAGCCACGGATCAGATCCCACGTCTTCGGCGCCAGCGCGAAGTCGTAGTTGCTGGACACGGAGGGCGTCTTCAGCGCCTCGCGCAGCCCCCGCACCTTGTCCCAGTCGAGCTGGATGCCCGGCGCCACGACCAGATAGTCGTAGCCCACGCGCAGGCCCTCGGCGGTGCGCACCTCGCGGGCGACGGGGTCCACCTCCACCGCCCGATCCTGGATCCACCGCACGTCCCGGGGGATGAGGCGCGCCTCGTCCCGCACGGTGTCCTCCGCGCGCGCCACGCCCGCCCCCACCAGCGTCCACATCGGCTGGTAGTAGTGCTGGCGGGAGGGCTCGATGATGGCCATGTCCTTCACGCCCCGGCGCCGCAGCCGCGCCGCCACGGAGATGCCCGCCGTGCCTCCGCCAATGAGCACGACGCGGAAATGCTCACGCGCGGGTACCAGGGCGATCGGTGAAGCAGGAGCCTGGGTTGTCGGAACAGTGCTCATGGAGTCTCCCTCACTGGAACGTTTGGGTTGGGTCTCTCCCCGTAGAGCAGGGACCGTGCCAGGGAGGTCCCGCGTCGGTCCTCGCCTGGGCGCGCAAACCTTGCGCCTGGGCGCTCTCTCCTGAAACGCTTCACGAAACGTTGCTGAAACGCCCGGCTGCCTGGGTCAGGAGAGAACATCCATGAAGAGCGGTGCCAGGCTCCTGCCTGAAGAAGTGCTGAGGCACTCGCTGAGGGCCCTGGAGCTGTTCGCCGGTCCCACCGTGCTGCTCGATGCGCAAGCCCGGGTGCTCGCGCTGGGAACCGAGGCACAGGCCCTGACCGAGAACCGCCTGAGCCCTGGGCAGCGACTCCATGAGGGCTTCGCCAAGACGGCGGAGAATGAACTTCAGGCGGCGCTGCGCTCGCCACGCGAGGCGGTGGTCTCGCTGGCGGGCCCCACGGCCAGCCCGAGGACACGGGCGCTCCGGGTGCGCGCCACGCCCTTGGCGGAAGAAGGTCGGAGCACGGGCTGGGCCGTTCACCTGTCCCCCTGCCACGTGGACCCCAACAGCCGCGAGGAACTCTTCCACGGCCTGTGGACACAGGACCTGCGGATGCGGCGGCTCTTCCGCATCATCGAGAAGGCCGCGCGGACGGAGGCCAATGTCCTGGTCCGAGGCGAGAGCGGCACCGGCAAGGAGCGGGTCGCCACCGCCCTGCACGCCCTCTCGTCCCGAGCCCGAGGCCCCTTCCGGGCCATCAACTGCGCGGCGCTCTCCCCCAGCCTTCTGGAGAGCGAGCTGTTCGGTCATGTGCGCGGTGCCTTCACGGGGGCCGTACGCGACAGCCCGGGTCACTTCCGCCTGGCCCAGGGAGGCACGCTCTTCCTGGACGAGGTGGCGGAGCTGTCTCCGGAGCTGCAGGCCAAGCTGCTGCGCGTGCTGGAGACTCGCACCATCATCCCCGTGGGCGGGCGCGAGCCCATCTCGGTGGACGTGCGCATCGTGGCCGCCACCCACCGCGCCCTGCGCCAGGAGGTGGAGCAAGGCCGCTTCCGCGCGGACCTCATGTACCGGCTGCGCGTGGTCCCCATCTTCCTGCCGGCCTTGCGCGAGCGCCCGGGCGACATCCTCCCGCTGGCCGAGCGCTTCCTCGCCGAGCTCAACGCCCGCGGGAGCCATCCCGTCCTGCGCATCTCCGCCCAGGCTCGGCGCCAGCTCCAGGAGTATGCCTGGCCCGGCAACGTGCGAGAGCTGCGCAACGTCATGGAGTACGCCCACGTCATGAGCGAAGGGCCCACGCTCACGGAGGCCGAGCTGCCGCCCGAGTTCAACGAGCAGGCACGCCCCGCGCGTCTACGTCGCTCCCTCGCCAGCCCTGCTCCCACCGCCGTACAGCCTCGGGACCTCCACCTGGAGGACATCCACCGGGCACTCGAGCAGACCCAGGGCAACCGTGTACGCGCCGCCTCCCTGCTGGGCATCAGCCGCGTCACCCTGTGGCGGCGACTTCGCGAAGGGCAAGGGGCCAAGGCGCGCTGAAACGTTGCATGAAACACTTCCGCAACGCTTGGAGCTGGCCCGCTCGGGTGAGGTCGGCTTGGCACGAGGGGGATTCCTGCTGGCACGCGGCTCGCAATGAGAGTTCGGCCGGAGGGATGACGCCGTGCTCTTTCGTCAGCTTTTCGATCCCGAGTCCTCGACGTACACGTATCTGGTCGCTGATCCGACGACCCGGCAAGCCGCCCTCATCGACCCCGTGCTGGAGCAGCTCGAACGGGATCTCACGTTGGTGAAGGAGCTGGGTCTGACGCTGACGCACGTGCTGGAGACGCACGTCCACGCGGACCACGTGACAGCCTCGGGGCAGCTGCGCGAGCACACGGGCTGCCAGGTGGTCGCGAGCCAGGGCGGAGCCTCCTGCGCGGACCGGCACGTTCGGCACGGCGAGAGGGTGAAGGTGGGCGAGCTCTCCTTCCAGGTGCTCTCCACGCCAGGCCATACGGACGACAGCGTGAGCTACCTGCTGGGAGACCGTGTCTTCACGGGGGACGCGCTCATGGTGCGCGGCACTGGCCGCACCGACTTCCAGAACGGCGACGCCGGGCAGCTCTACGACTCCATCACCCGCACCCTCTTCACGCTGGCGGATGAGACGCTGGTGTACCCCGCCCACGACTACAAGGGCCGCACGGTGACAACGATCGGCGAGGAGAAGCGGTTCAACCCGCGCCTGGCCGGCAAGGACCGCGCCGCCTTCATCCAGCTCATGGACGAGCTCCACCTGCCGCCCCCGAAGAAGCTCGACATCGCGGTCCCCGCCAACCGCTCCTGTGGCCTCGGCCCGGCGCTTCCCCAGGTCTGATCTTCATGCATTCGGAACGCATCCTCTCCGTGGCTCCCGCTGGCCTGGAGGATCTGCCAGCTTCCGTGCGTCGCATCGACGTGCGCGAGCCCTCTGAGTTCGCGGGGCTCCTCGGCCGCCTCCCGCGCACCGAGTTGATTCCCCTCGCCAGCCTCCCAGCGGCCGCCGAGTCCTGGGCGCGCACCTCACCACTCCTCCTCATCTGCCGATCGGGAGCGCGCTCCTTGAAAGCAGCGCAACTGCTGACGACCAGCGGCTTCACCACGCTCTACAACCTGGAGGGTGGAATGCTCGCGGTGCGCGAAGCGGGCTTCACGGTAGAGGGGCCGTCCCAGCCCATGCACACGAGCCCTGGACAGATTCGGGAGGCCTTGTGTGCCGCGCTGCGAGAACTCTACCCCTCGCCTCCCCCGTATGAGTCGCTGTTCACGGACCACACCTCAGCCTCCCACCCGAACCGTCAGGAATTCCTCGGCGCCCTAGAACGACTGCGAGCGCGGGCCCACGCGGACAGGCTGGAGGCCCATGCCATCGACACGCACATGCGGCATCTGAGGGATCTGGTGGCGCTCCTCCAGGAACAGCAGGCGTGGGTGCCATGACGACGCTGCTGCTCGGTGCCGCCCTCATGCTGGTGGCGGGGCTCTCGCTGGGGCTGCTCGGCGGCGGCGGCTCCATCCTGACGGTGCCCATCCTCGTGTACGTGCTCGGCATGGAGCCACGGAGCGCCATCGCCACCTCCCTGGTGGTCGTCGGGGTGACGAGCGCGACGGGCATGCTCTCGCATGCGCGGGCGGGTCGTTTGGAATGGCGGGTGGGCCTCCTCTTCGGCGCGGCGGGAATGGTGGGAGCGGCGGTCGGCGGTCGCGTCGGGAAGTTCGTTCCCCCGGCGCTGCTGCTCGTCGCCTTCGCGGGCATGGTGCTCGCCACGGCCATCGCCCTGTTGCGCTACCACCCGGCTCCGGTCTCCCTTCCCATGGGGTCCGCGCGGCAGCGCTTGTTCGTGGTGCTCCGCAACGGCTTCGGCGTGGGCCTCCTGACCGGCCTGGTCGGCGCGGGCGGAGGCTTCATGGTGGTGCCCGCCCTGGTGCTCTTTGGCGGACTCTCCATGCCGCGAGCAGTGGCCACCTCGCTCCTCGTCATCACGCTCAACTCGGCCTCGGGGCTCTTCAGCGCCACCCAGTCCGGCGCGCCCGTGGACTGGGTGCTGGCCGGGGGCATGTCGGGGACCGCCATCGCCGGCTCGCTCGTGGGAGCCCGGCTGGGTCGTGGCCTCTCCCCCGAAGGGCTGCGCACCGGCTTTGCGCTCTTCATCGCGGCGCTCGGTGTCTTCATCCTCACCCGCGAGCTCGCTACGCTCGTCCATGTCACCTCCGGGAGGGCTGCCCTGGCGGGTGGCCTCTCCGCCGGAGCGCTTATCCTGGTCAGCGCTCCCCTCTTGAGGAGACGCTGGGTACGCGAGCAGCCTTCTCCATGATGACCTTCCCCATGCACCCCTTCATCACCGCCCTCATCGGGGGCGCGCTCATTGGCCTGAGCGCCTCGCTCCTTCTGCTCTTCAACGGCCGCATCGCCGGCATCAGCGGAATCGCGGGAGGACTCCTCTCCACTCCCAACCGGAGCGAGTGGGCCTGGCGGCTCGCCTTCCTGTGCGGACTGCTGGGAGGAGGGCTGCTGCTCCGGGCCTTCTGGCCTCATGTGCTGGGGGCGCCCATCGTGTCCGGAGCGGCCTGGGTGGTGGCCTCCGGGCTCCTGGTGGGATTCGGCACGCGGCTGGCCAACGGCTGCACCAGCGGGCATGGCGTGTGCGGTATCTCCCGGGGCGCCCCACGCTCCCTCGTGGCCACCCTCACCTTCATGGCCACCGGCGCCATCACCGTCTTCCTCGTCCGCCATGTCCTCGGCGGTGCGCCATGAGCACGTGGGTCACGGCGGCGGTGGCAGGGCTCCTCTTCTCGCTCGGCCTGGGTATGGGAGGCATGACGGATCCAGCCCGAGTCCAAGGCTTCCTGGACTTCACGGGCGCCTGGGATCCCACCCTTGCCTTCGTGATGGGCGGCGCGCTCGCGGTCCATGCTCCCTTCTCCTGGCTCATCCGCCGCCGGAGCGCTCCGGTGCTGGCCCCTGCCTTCCCCGAGTTGTCGAAGACACGGGTGGACGGGCGGCTCCTCCTCGGGGCCTCGCTGTTCGGCATGGGCTGGGGACTCTCCGGCTACTGTCCGGGCCCGGCCCTGACCTCTCTCGTCACGGGAGGCGGAATGGTGGCCCTCTTCGTCCTCTCCATGTTGGGAGGCATGTGGCTCTTCGACAGCCTCTCCAACTCCTCCGGCAGGGCGAAGAAGAGACAGACTACCGAGCGCGTCGGCGAGCCCACACGGGAAGCAGCATGAGCACCACCCACGCCAGGCTCGCCGCTCCTCCGGGCCCGGATTGGCAGCCGCTCTTGGGCGCCTCGGGGCTCAGCTCCACCGTCACCGTGAAGGTACAGCTCGCCGTCTTCCCGCCCGCGTCACTCGCGGTGGCGGTCACCACCGTCTCTCCCAGAGGCAAGGTGCTGCCGAAGGCAGGGCTGTAGCTCACCTCGGGCTCCGTGAGGTTGTCCGTCGCGCTCACCCCGGAGAAGCTCACCACCGCCCCCTCCTCCGTCGAGGCCTTGGCGTACTGCGGGCCTGGACAGGTGATGGACGGATCCACCCTGTCGATGAGGTTGACGCGGAAGGTGCATTGGGAGCTGTTGCCCGCCACATCCTCCGAGGAGAGGGTGACGAGCGTGTCCCCCACCGGGAAGGTGCTCCCGGAAGGATGGCTGGCGCTCACCTGCGGCGGGGAGACGGCCTCCTCCACCTGGGGCTCATAGGTGACGACCAGCTCCTCCGCGCTCGTGACCACCCGCGCCACATCCGGCGGGCAGGTGAGCCGCGGCGCTGTCGTGTCCCGAATCTCGACCGGGAAGGTACAGCGGGACTCCTTCAACGCCGCATCGCGCGCGACGACCTCGACGAGCGTCGTCTGGATCGGGAACGTGGTCCCGGGGGCCTGGCTGTACTCCAGCGCCACCGTGCTCGAGACGGCGTCGCTCGCCACCACGAAGTAGTTGGCCACCGCGCCCGCCGCGCTCGTGGCCTCCTGCTGCACCCGCTCCGGACACAGCAGCAGCGGAGGGGTGGTGTCGTTTACGCGCACCTGGAAGGTACACATGTTGCGGTTCCCCCCCAGGTCCCTGGCGGTGACGCTCACCGGCTGCGCCCCCACGCCGAAGGCATGCCCGGAAGGCAGGGAGTAGTTCACCGTGAGGCCCGAGAGAGCGTCATCCAGCACGGTCGCGGGTGGGTAGGAGACCACCGTGCCCTGGGAGCTGACGGCCTCCACCTCCAAGTCCCCCGGACAGGCGAGGCTGGGCGTGGAGCAGTCCACCCCGCCGAACGGCAGGACAAACAGCTCCTCGCCCCTGGAAGGATCCGTCGCCACGAAGAAGAGGCTCTGACCGGAGAGCACGAAGCCGTGGGGACTGGAGCTCCCGGCCGGCATGAGGTCCGCCATCCGGAAGGTGCCCTCGGGCGTCCCGTCGCTCCTCCAGGGCTCATTGCCGGAGACGAGATCATCCAGCGACATCAGGAGCATCCCCGGCCCCGGCGTCAGCGACCAGTCCGGCGGGTTGCCCATGGGAACGATGTCCTTCACCAGCCGGGTCCCATCCCTCGTCCCGTCGCTGCGCCACAGCTCCAACCCGCTCACGCCGTCATTGGCCACGAAGAACAGGGTGTTGCCCATGGCGGTGAGCGTCTGGGGATCCGAGCCCGAGTTGCCCGCCTGGATGTCCTTGACGATGACGGTGCCGGCGCCCGTGCCATCGCTCTTCCACAGCTCCTTGCCAGACACCCCCTGAACCTCCAGCACGAAGAAGAGCGTGTTCCCCATGGCCTCGAGGTCCTGCGGGGAGGGATCATTGGGGCCGGTGAAGTCCTTGACGAGCGTCACCCCCGTGCCGTTGCTCTTCCAGAGCTTGGCGTTGCCCGTGGCACTGCCCTCGACGGCGGTGAAGAAGAGCGTCTGCCCCACGGGCGTCAGCTCACCGGGAAAGCTGGACTCGATCCCGGGAGCGAGGTCCGCCACGCGCAGGGTTCCCAGATCCGTCCCATCGCTCTTCCACAGCTCATAGCCGCTGTCGCCGGTGCTGCTGTCCCGACCGTTGGCCGAGAAGAAGAGCAGGTTGCCCATCGCCGTGAGGCCCGTCGGGTACGAGCCCCCCAGGCCCTCGGCGATGTCCTTGACGCGCACCGTGCCCGAGGGCGTGCCGTCGCTCTTCCACAGCTCGACGTCGTCGTTCGGCCCTTCGTACGCCACGAAGAACAA includes:
- a CDS encoding MBL fold metallo-hydrolase, whose product is MLFRQLFDPESSTYTYLVADPTTRQAALIDPVLEQLERDLTLVKELGLTLTHVLETHVHADHVTASGQLREHTGCQVVASQGGASCADRHVRHGERVKVGELSFQVLSTPGHTDDSVSYLLGDRVFTGDALMVRGTGRTDFQNGDAGQLYDSITRTLFTLADETLVYPAHDYKGRTVTTIGEEKRFNPRLAGKDRAAFIQLMDELHLPPPKKLDIAVPANRSCGLGPALPQV
- a CDS encoding rhodanese-like domain-containing protein encodes the protein MHSERILSVAPAGLEDLPASVRRIDVREPSEFAGLLGRLPRTELIPLASLPAAAESWARTSPLLLICRSGARSLKAAQLLTTSGFTTLYNLEGGMLAVREAGFTVEGPSQPMHTSPGQIREALCAALRELYPSPPPYESLFTDHTSASHPNRQEFLGALERLRARAHADRLEAHAIDTHMRHLRDLVALLQEQQAWVP
- a CDS encoding YeeE/YedE family protein translates to MMTFPMHPFITALIGGALIGLSASLLLLFNGRIAGISGIAGGLLSTPNRSEWAWRLAFLCGLLGGGLLLRAFWPHVLGAPIVSGAAWVVASGLLVGFGTRLANGCTSGHGVCGISRGAPRSLVATLTFMATGAITVFLVRHVLGGAP
- a CDS encoding sulfite exporter TauE/SafE family protein, coding for MTTLLLGAALMLVAGLSLGLLGGGGSILTVPILVYVLGMEPRSAIATSLVVVGVTSATGMLSHARAGRLEWRVGLLFGAAGMVGAAVGGRVGKFVPPALLLVAFAGMVLATAIALLRYHPAPVSLPMGSARQRLFVVLRNGFGVGLLTGLVGAGGGFMVVPALVLFGGLSMPRAVATSLLVITLNSASGLFSATQSGAPVDWVLAGGMSGTAIAGSLVGARLGRGLSPEGLRTGFALFIAALGVFILTRELATLVHVTSGRAALAGGLSAGALILVSAPLLRRRWVREQPSP
- a CDS encoding NAD(P)/FAD-dependent oxidoreductase, with protein sequence MSTVPTTQAPASPIALVPAREHFRVVLIGGGTAGISVAARLRRRGVKDMAIIEPSRQHYYQPMWTLVGAGVARAEDTVRDEARLIPRDVRWIQDRAVEVDPVAREVRTAEGLRVGYDYLVVAPGIQLDWDKVRGLREALKTPSVSSNYDFALAPKTWDLIRGFQGGTALFTHPATPVKCAGAPQKIMYLAADHWRRTGKLSRAKVIFGSAGKAIFGVKPFAEVLQGVVARYGIDTRFQHNLVEVRGDKREAVFEVTRGEGGQEQVVIPYELLHVTPPQSAPDFIQRGPLAHQQGPSKGWVKADKYTLRHPDYPEVFALGDASDLPTSRTGAAIRKQAPVLVENLLAVMAGREPVARYDGYASCPLTTGYGRLLLAEFDYDGKPTPSFPLINTLQERHDMWLMKRYGLPRLYWGFMLRGLA
- a CDS encoding sigma-54 interaction domain-containing protein, whose amino-acid sequence is MKSGARLLPEEVLRHSLRALELFAGPTVLLDAQARVLALGTEAQALTENRLSPGQRLHEGFAKTAENELQAALRSPREAVVSLAGPTASPRTRALRVRATPLAEEGRSTGWAVHLSPCHVDPNSREELFHGLWTQDLRMRRLFRIIEKAARTEANVLVRGESGTGKERVATALHALSSRARGPFRAINCAALSPSLLESELFGHVRGAFTGAVRDSPGHFRLAQGGTLFLDEVAELSPELQAKLLRVLETRTIIPVGGREPISVDVRIVAATHRALRQEVEQGRFRADLMYRLRVVPIFLPALRERPGDILPLAERFLAELNARGSHPVLRISAQARRQLQEYAWPGNVRELRNVMEYAHVMSEGPTLTEAELPPEFNEQARPARLRRSLASPAPTAVQPRDLHLEDIHRALEQTQGNRVRAASLLGISRVTLWRRLREGQGAKAR
- a CDS encoding ELWxxDGT repeat protein, which codes for MQRATHPRLFLLLLVAASFWPWHRAAALGSTQPCAAPVVVRDIAPGADSSFISELVDVNGTLFFAADDGVSGVELWRSDGTEAGTQRVADIRPGGANASPRELTAVGSTLFFLVPLGPVGLELWKSDGTDVGTVRLKSFPDMVPALNAELTAVGSTLFFVAYEGPNDDVELWKSDGTPSGTVRVKDIAEGLGGSYPTGLTAMGNLLFFSANGRDSSTGDSGYELWKSDGTDLGTLRVADLAPGIESSFPGELTPVGQTLFFTAVEGSATGNAKLWKSNGTGVTLVKDFTGPNDPSPQDLEAMGNTLFFVLEVQGVSGKELWKSDGTGAGTVIVKDIQAGNSGSDPQTLTAMGNTLFFVANDGVSGLELWRSDGTRDGTRLVKDIVPMGNPPDWSLTPGPGMLLMSLDDLVSGNEPWRSDGTPEGTFRMADLMPAGSSSPHGFVLSGQSLFFVATDPSRGEELFVLPFGGVDCSTPSLACPGDLEVEAVSSQGTVVSYPPATVLDDALSGLTVNYSLPSGHAFGVGAQPVSVTARDLGGNRNMCTFQVRVNDTTPPLLLCPERVQQEATSAAGAVANYFVVASDAVSSTVALEYSQAPGTTFPIQTTLVEVVARDAALKESRCTFPVEIRDTTAPRLTCPPDVARVVTSAEELVVTYEPQVEEAVSPPQVSASHPSGSTFPVGDTLVTLSSEDVAGNSSQCTFRVNLIDRVDPSITCPGPQYAKASTEEGAVVSFSGVSATDNLTEPEVSYSPAFGSTLPLGETVVTATASDAGGKTASCTFTVTVELSPEAPKSGCQSGPGGAASLAWVVLMLLPVWARRRAR
- a CDS encoding DUF6691 family protein yields the protein MSTWVTAAVAGLLFSLGLGMGGMTDPARVQGFLDFTGAWDPTLAFVMGGALAVHAPFSWLIRRRSAPVLAPAFPELSKTRVDGRLLLGASLFGMGWGLSGYCPGPALTSLVTGGGMVALFVLSMLGGMWLFDSLSNSSGRAKKRQTTERVGEPTREAA